A single Anopheles funestus chromosome 2RL, idAnoFuneDA-416_04, whole genome shotgun sequence DNA region contains:
- the LOC125765885 gene encoding katanin p60 ATPase-containing subunit A-like 1, which translates to MTIVMAGLSTSEICENTKLAREMAVMGNYDSAGIYYEGVLQMLRKLLIGLSEPLQKGKWLMIQQEINKEYNQMKLIQKTLTEITMDLQNAPLQARIRTPLHETASKDPAAWFRADPDIWMPPVSGRGAVDPDVWAPPPDMPPPDHRRAVAPRNQSRSSTALNRKSEVNRRNAATKSASTSTVGGRKTISQSSRATTGGSSGMNGASRTGTLTRTKGGAGQRSSTVTGAGDATNGNGEKSDKEKLDDEEGNGGDTPEEVERKFEPASHVDVDLVDMLERDILQKNPNIHWDDIADLHEAKRLLEEAVVLPMWMPDYFKGIRRPWKGVLMVGPPGTGKTMLAKAVATECGTTFFNVSSSTLTSKYRGESEKLVRLLFEMARFYAPSTIFIDEIDSLCSRRGSESEHEASRRVKSELLVQMDGVSNDEATKIVMVLAATNFPWDIDEALRRRLEKRIYIPLPNSEGREALLKINLREVKVDESVDMRDIADRLDGYSGADITNVCRDASMMSMRRKIAGLRPEQIRQLAKEELDLPVSKQDFKEAIAKCNKSVSKDDLAKYQQWMKEFGSS; encoded by the exons ATGACCATCGTTATGGCTGGTCTATCGACATCGGAAATATGTGAAAACACGAAACTGGCCCGTGAAATGGCCGTGATGGGGAACTACGATTCGGCCGGTATCTACTATGAGGGTGTGCTACAAATGCTGCGCAAACTGCTGATCGGCCTTAGTGAACCACTGCAAAAGGGCAAATGGTTAATG ATACAACAAGAAATTAACAAAGAGTACAATCAAATGAAACTTATTCAAAAGACGCTTACGGAGATTACAATGGATCTGCAAAATGCACCGCTACAAGCTCGCATCCGCACGCCCCTGCACGAAACGGCCAGCAAAGATCCAGCAGCTTGGTTTCGGGCCGATCCAGACATCTGGATGCCGCCTGTATCCGGCCGAGGTGCCGTTGACCCGGATGTGTGGGCACCACCACCGGATATGCCACCGCCGGATCATCGTCGCGCCGTAGCACCCCGCAATCAATCACGCTCCAGCACGGCGCTGAACCGGAAGTCGGAAGTAAACCGCCGAAATGCGGCTACTAAATCGGCATCCACGTCAACCGTCGGAGGACGCAAGACAATCAGCCAGTCGTCACGTGCCACGACTGGCGGCAGCTCGGGAATGAATGGTGCATCGCGCACCGGAACGCTGACGAGAACGAAAGGTGGGGCAGGACAGCGGAGCTCGACCGTAACTGGGGCTGGTGATGCTACTAACGGCAATGGAGAGAAGAGCGACAAGGAAAAGCTGGACGACGAGGAAGGTAACGGTGGCGATACACCGGAGGAAGTGGAGCGCAAATTCGAACCGGCCAGCCACGTGGATGTGGATCTAGTGGATATGCTCGAGCGTGACATACTGCAGAAGAATCCAAACATTCACTGGGATGATATAGCGGACCTGCATGAAGCGAAACGGCTGCTGGAGGAAGCCGTCGTCCTGCCGATGTGGATGCCGGACTATTTCAAGGGCATCCGAAGACCGTGGAAAGGTGTGCTGATGGTTGGTCCACCCGGTACCGGGAAAACTATGCTCGCTAAAGCCGTAGCTACCGAATGCGGCACAACGTTCTTCAACGTGTCCTCGTCGACACTTACCTCAAAGTATCGGGGTGAGTCTGAGAAGCTGGTTCGTCTCCTGTTCGAGATGGCACGTTTCTACGCGCCCAGTACGATCTTTATCGATGAAATCGATTCACTATGCTCTCGCCGTGGTTCGGAGTCCGAGCATGAAGCTTCGCGGCGTGTCAAATCCGAGCTGCTGGTGCAGATGGACGGCGTCAGTAACGATGAAGCGACCAAGATAGTTATGGTACTGGCCGCGACCAATTTCCCCTGGGACATTGACGAGGCGTTACGGAGACGACTCGAAAAACGAATCTATATCCCACTTCCGAACAGTGAGGGCCGTGAGGCACTGTTAAAGATTAATCTGCGTGAAGTAAAGGTGGACGAATCGGTGGACATGCGCGACATTGCTGACCGGCTAGATGGTTACTCCGGTGCGGACATAACGAATGTTTGCCGCGATGCATCGATGATGTCGATGCGGCGCAAGATCGCCGGCTTGCGGCCAGAACAGATACGGCAGCTGGCAAAGGAGGAACTCGATCTGCCGGTGTCGAAGCAGGACTTCAAAGAGGCCATTGCCAAGTGCAACAAGAGCGTATCCAAAGACGATCTAGCGAAGTATCAGCAGTGGATGAAGGAATTCGGTTCCTCGTGA